The segment CGATCGCGTCAAGCGGTCGGAGAGCGGGATGATCGTCAACCCGATCACCCTCTCCCCCACCAACCGCATCTACGAAGCGCTCGAGCTGATGAAGAAGTACCGCATCTCGGGCGTGCCGATCACGCAGGACGGCAGCAAGGAAGGCCGGCTGGTGGGGATTCTCACCAACCGCGATCTGCGGTTCGAGAGCAACGTCGATCGGCCGATCTCGGACATCATGACGCGCGATCCGCTGTTCACCGTGCCGGTGGGCACGACGCTCGACGCGGCGCGCGACATCCTGCACCGCCACAAGGTCGAGAAGCTGCTCGTCGTCGACGACCAGTACCGGCTGAAGGGCCTGATCACCGTCAAGGACATCCAGAAGGCGATCAAGTACCCCAACGCCTGCAAGGACTCACTCGGCCGGCTCCGCGTCGGCGCCGCCATCGGCACCGGCAAGGACGCGATGACGCGCGCCGAGGCGCTCGTCGCCGCGAACGTCGACGTGCTGGTGATCGACACCGCGCACGGCCACTCGCAGGGCGTGCTCGACATGGTGCGGCGCGTCCGGCGCCAGTTCCCGAAGGTCGATCTGATCGCCGGCAACGTCGCCACCGCCGAGGCCACCGAAGCGCTGATCGATCTCGGCGTCGATGCGGTCAAGGTCGGCATCGGCGCCGGCTCGATC is part of the Vicinamibacterales bacterium genome and harbors:
- the guaB gene encoding IMP dehydrogenase, translated to DRVKRSESGMIVNPITLSPTNRIYEALELMKKYRISGVPITQDGSKEGRLVGILTNRDLRFESNVDRPISDIMTRDPLFTVPVGTTLDAARDILHRHKVEKLLVVDDQYRLKGLITVKDIQKAIKYPNACKDSLGRLRVGAAIGTGKDAMTRAEALVAANVDVLVIDTAHGHSQGVLDMVRRVRRQFPKVDLIAGNVATAEATEALIDLGVDAVKVGIGAGSICTTRVVAGIGVPMITAIAQCARAAAPHGVPIVADGGIRYSGDITKALAVGAGAVMIGSLFAGTDESPGELILFQGRSFKEYRGMGSLGAMRRGSRDRYFQDEFDLDANPDAGEKLVPEGIEGRVAHKGSVAAMIHQLMGGLRAGMGYTGCRNVATLQREARMIRVSPAGLREGHVHDVIITKEAPNYRVE